One Azospirillum sp. TSA2s genomic region harbors:
- the era gene encoding GTPase Era: MPEHPRCGFIALVGAPNAGKSTLLNAMIGSKVSIVSPKVQTTRTRVLGITIQGDAQMIFVDTPGIFKPKRRLDRAMVAAAWQGAEDADVIGVLYDVSRRSIDEDTRSIVARLKEQGREAILILNKIDLVKRDVLLGIADAFRQEGIFSDIFMVSAFTEDGVADLKQFLADRLPEGPWHFPEDQISDMPMRLLAAEITREKLFLQLHQELPYSATVETEVWEEFDDGSVKISQVIFVQRESQKAIVLGKGGQRIKALGSAARSELTAMLERRVHLILFVKVREGWVDDPERYSAWGLDFGAS, encoded by the coding sequence ATGCCGGAGCATCCGCGCTGCGGCTTCATCGCCCTGGTCGGCGCGCCCAATGCCGGCAAGTCGACGCTGCTGAACGCGATGATCGGCAGCAAGGTGTCGATCGTCAGCCCGAAGGTGCAGACCACCCGCACCCGCGTGCTGGGCATCACCATCCAGGGCGACGCCCAGATGATCTTCGTCGACACCCCCGGCATCTTCAAGCCGAAGCGCCGGCTGGACCGCGCCATGGTGGCGGCGGCCTGGCAGGGGGCGGAGGACGCCGACGTGATCGGCGTGCTGTACGACGTGTCGCGCCGCTCGATCGACGAGGACACCCGCAGCATCGTCGCCCGGCTGAAGGAGCAGGGGCGCGAGGCGATCCTGATCCTGAACAAGATCGATCTGGTGAAGCGCGACGTCCTGCTGGGCATCGCCGACGCCTTCCGGCAGGAAGGGATCTTCTCCGACATCTTCATGGTGTCGGCCTTCACCGAGGACGGCGTCGCAGATCTGAAGCAGTTTTTGGCCGACCGCTTGCCGGAAGGGCCGTGGCATTTCCCGGAGGACCAGATCTCCGACATGCCGATGCGCCTGCTGGCGGCGGAGATCACCCGCGAGAAGCTGTTCCTGCAGCTTCACCAGGAGCTTCCCTATTCCGCCACGGTCGAGACCGAGGTGTGGGAGGAGTTCGACGACGGATCGGTGAAGATCTCGCAGGTCATCTTCGTGCAACGCGAAAGCCAGAAGGCCATCGTGCTGGGCAAGGGCGGCCAGCGGATCAAGGCTCTGGGCTCCGCCGCGCGGTCCGAGTTGACGGCGATGCTGGAGCGCCGCGTCCACCTGATCCTGTTCGTGAAGGTGCGCGAGGGCTGGGTCGACGACCCGGAACGCTATTCGGCCTGGGGGCTGGATTTCGGAGCGTCCTGA
- a CDS encoding protein phosphatase CheZ, with translation MTFSAQSAVTEQKLLRQRLDAAFAEAAKPLSRDEVTDIVRNILGSMDGDISATDLRLYKEVVDLAKFIETAKQEIAALQPAEIRDEHIRTATDELDAVIGATEKATFAIFDACDAIGAIAGQTDADSSAKLNDQITKIYEACNFQDITGQRISKVVRTLKHIESKVDMIVAAFGSEVRQNHAPRLAKLAAEDAEAAVHYEPMSEEEADKQLLHGPQMPGNAMDQDEIDRLLASFD, from the coding sequence ATGACCTTCTCCGCCCAATCCGCCGTGACGGAACAGAAGCTCCTGAGACAGCGCCTCGACGCCGCCTTCGCGGAAGCAGCAAAGCCGCTGTCGCGTGACGAGGTGACGGACATCGTCCGCAACATCCTGGGCAGCATGGACGGCGACATTTCCGCCACCGACCTGCGCCTCTACAAGGAGGTCGTGGACCTCGCCAAGTTCATCGAGACGGCCAAGCAGGAAATCGCGGCGCTGCAGCCGGCCGAAATCCGCGACGAACATATCCGCACCGCCACGGACGAGCTGGATGCGGTGATCGGCGCGACCGAGAAGGCGACCTTCGCCATCTTCGACGCCTGCGACGCCATCGGCGCCATCGCCGGCCAGACGGACGCGGACAGCTCGGCGAAGCTGAACGACCAGATCACCAAGATCTACGAGGCCTGCAACTTCCAGGACATTACCGGCCAGCGCATCAGCAAGGTGGTGCGGACGCTGAAGCACATCGAATCGAAGGTCGACATGATCGTCGCCGCCTTCGGCAGCGAAGTGCGGCAGAACCACGCGCCGCGGCTGGCCAAGCTGGCGGCGGAGGACGCGGAGGCCGCCGTCCATTACGAGCCGATGAGCGAGGAAGAGGCGGACAAGCAGCTTCTGCACGGGCCGCAGATGCCGGGCAACGCCATGGACCAGGACGAGATCGACCGTCTGCTGGCCAGCTTCGACTGA
- a CDS encoding patatin-like phospholipase family protein has translation MAKETDLKIGLALGSGAARGWAHIGVLRALEEIGIKPDIICGTSIGAAVGAAYLTDQMDELQSWAQKMGWLGMLGIIDLTFRRGGLVAAEKAFGRFDNERSNVLIEDLPMPFATVATDLSTGREMWLRDGPLMSAVLASAAMPGLFPAVRRDHHLLVDGALVNPVPVSLCRALGADVVVAVNLNSELSPLGRPNGRGKSDGVKAVSAKVPEPVVAGGDAGSPAFSHLTSQISTWLGRKPTQRTRFLADQIDDAHAHKPMPNALEVMAGSIDIMQDRITRSRLAGEPPDVLIAPRLAHIGILEFDRAAEAVEIGHAAASMLRPSIELALRRA, from the coding sequence ATGGCGAAGGAAACCGACCTGAAGATCGGGCTTGCCCTGGGCAGCGGCGCTGCGCGCGGCTGGGCGCATATCGGTGTCCTGCGCGCGCTGGAGGAGATCGGGATCAAGCCCGACATCATCTGCGGAACCTCCATCGGGGCCGCGGTCGGGGCCGCCTATCTGACCGATCAGATGGACGAACTGCAGTCCTGGGCGCAGAAGATGGGCTGGCTGGGCATGCTGGGCATCATCGATCTCACCTTCCGCCGCGGCGGTCTGGTCGCCGCCGAGAAGGCGTTCGGCCGCTTCGACAACGAACGCAGCAATGTCCTGATCGAAGACCTGCCGATGCCCTTCGCCACCGTCGCCACCGATCTGTCGACCGGGCGCGAGATGTGGCTGCGCGACGGTCCGCTGATGTCGGCGGTGCTGGCGTCGGCCGCCATGCCCGGCCTGTTCCCGGCGGTGCGGCGCGATCATCACCTGCTGGTCGACGGCGCACTGGTCAATCCGGTGCCGGTCTCGCTGTGTCGGGCACTTGGGGCCGACGTTGTGGTGGCGGTCAACCTGAACAGCGAGTTGTCGCCGCTGGGACGGCCGAACGGCCGCGGCAAATCGGATGGAGTCAAAGCGGTGTCGGCCAAGGTGCCGGAACCGGTGGTCGCCGGCGGCGATGCCGGCTCGCCAGCCTTTTCGCACCTGACCAGCCAGATTTCCACCTGGCTCGGCCGCAAGCCCACCCAGCGGACCCGTTTCCTGGCCGATCAGATCGACGACGCCCACGCTCATAAGCCGATGCCGAACGCCCTGGAGGTTATGGCGGGCTCCATCGACATCATGCAGGACCGCATCACCCGCTCGCGGCTGGCCGGCGAGCCGCCGGATGTGCTGATCGCGCCGCGGCTGGCCCATATCGGCATCCTGGAGTTCGACCGAGCGGCGGAGGCGGTGGAGATCGGCCATGCCGCCGCCTCGATGCTGCGTCCGTCCATCGAACTTGCGCTGCGCCGTGCCTGA
- a CDS encoding bacterioferritin-associated ferredoxin translates to MYVCICHALNDKKVKAALDQGATTPASVFRHHNCQVQCGKCVPTMRSMASEHRAVMAQQAAIAATPVAAPCCGTAMPEPANAEAIPAYAVAAE, encoded by the coding sequence ATGTACGTCTGCATCTGCCACGCGTTGAACGACAAGAAGGTCAAGGCCGCGCTGGATCAAGGCGCCACAACCCCGGCCTCGGTGTTCCGCCATCACAATTGCCAGGTCCAATGCGGCAAATGCGTGCCCACCATGCGCAGCATGGCCAGCGAGCATCGCGCCGTCATGGCCCAACAGGCCGCCATCGCCGCGACGCCGGTGGCCGCCCCCTGCTGCGGCACGGCGATGCCGGAGCCGGCCAATGCCGAAGCCATTCCCGCCTACGCCGTCGCGGCCGAGTGA
- the acpS gene encoding holo-ACP synthase, whose amino-acid sequence MMMFGTILGIGNDLIDIRRVEKSLERFGQRFIDRIFTEVEQAKSERRAGSAAKNNARASTYAKRFAAKEACSKALGTGFRDGVFWRDMGVVNLPSGQPTMRLTGGALARLVAITPPGMRARIHVTLTDEYPMAEAFVVISAEPIESALTEPAPTKPTMPTNTANPE is encoded by the coding sequence ATGATGATGTTCGGCACCATCCTCGGCATCGGCAACGACCTGATCGACATCCGGCGGGTCGAGAAGTCGCTGGAGCGTTTCGGACAGCGCTTCATCGACCGCATCTTCACCGAGGTCGAGCAGGCCAAGTCGGAACGCCGCGCCGGCTCTGCCGCGAAGAACAACGCCCGCGCCTCGACCTATGCCAAGCGCTTCGCCGCCAAGGAGGCGTGCTCCAAGGCGCTGGGCACCGGGTTCCGCGACGGGGTGTTCTGGCGCGACATGGGGGTGGTCAACCTGCCGTCCGGCCAGCCGACCATGCGCCTGACCGGCGGGGCGCTGGCCCGGCTGGTGGCGATTACGCCGCCAGGCATGCGCGCCCGCATCCATGTGACGCTGACCGACGAATACCCGATGGCCGAGGCTTTCGTCGTCATCAGCGCCGAACCGATCGAGTCCGCCCTCACCGAGCCCGCCCCAACCAAGCCCACAATGCCCACCAATACGGCGAACCCAGAATGA
- the rnc gene encoding ribonuclease III produces MSTVTKAPADAGAGSEPEADGAVQSADVAGLARALGYEFSNPSLLRDAVTHPSLMGLERAGRKSHKGPGIAYERLEFLGDRVVGLVVAQWLLERYPNEREGALAKRHAALVRRESLGRVADALGLGAYLRLSPAEAQSGGRENRTILGDACEAVLGAMYLDGGLEPVTRFVREALVGEIDKATPPPLDSKTTLQEWAQGRGKPLPRYELIERSGPAHEPLFVVAVHVAGMEPVSGSGSSKRIAEKKAASTLLRQVGVQVDD; encoded by the coding sequence GTGTCCACCGTCACGAAGGCGCCTGCCGATGCAGGCGCCGGCTCTGAACCCGAGGCCGATGGCGCCGTCCAGTCCGCGGACGTCGCCGGCCTCGCGCGTGCGCTGGGCTACGAGTTTTCCAACCCGTCGCTCCTGCGCGACGCCGTCACCCATCCGAGCCTGATGGGGCTGGAACGGGCCGGCCGCAAGTCGCACAAGGGGCCGGGCATCGCCTATGAGCGGCTGGAGTTCCTGGGCGACCGCGTCGTCGGGCTGGTGGTCGCGCAATGGCTGCTGGAGCGTTATCCGAACGAGCGCGAAGGGGCGCTGGCCAAGCGGCATGCGGCGCTGGTTCGCCGGGAATCGCTGGGCCGCGTCGCCGACGCCCTCGGGCTGGGCGCCTATCTGCGCCTGTCGCCGGCAGAAGCGCAGAGTGGCGGCCGGGAGAATCGCACCATCCTGGGCGATGCCTGCGAGGCGGTGCTGGGCGCCATGTATCTCGACGGCGGGCTGGAGCCGGTGACGCGCTTCGTCCGGGAGGCGTTGGTGGGCGAGATCGACAAGGCGACGCCGCCGCCGCTGGACAGCAAGACGACGCTGCAGGAATGGGCGCAGGGGCGCGGAAAGCCGCTGCCTCGTTATGAACTGATCGAACGCAGCGGCCCGGCGCACGAGCCGCTGTTCGTGGTTGCGGTGCATGTCGCGGGAATGGAACCGGTCAGCGGCTCCGGCTCGTCGAAGCGCATCGCGGAAAAGAAGGCGGCCAGCACATTGCTGCGCCAGGTGGGAGTACAGGTCGATGACTGA
- the lepB gene encoding signal peptidase I, producing MTFQKETASSAKTKESGFAETVKTVIFAVLIAFGVRTFAFEPFNIPSGSMIPTLLIGDYLFVSKYSYGYSKYTVGFGLPLFEGRVFGSMPERGDVAVFKLPRDNKTDYIKRVIGLPGDSIQMIGGILHINGQPVKRERIEDYVTTDPLGRSIRTAQFIETLPNGRTHRIIEESDNGPLDNTPVFKVPAGHLFMMGDNRDNSLDSRVPSQVGFVPIENMVGRAEFLFFSLDEGTRFYEIWRWPVDLRFSRLFNGVR from the coding sequence ATGACCTTTCAGAAAGAAACGGCGTCCAGCGCCAAGACCAAGGAATCCGGGTTCGCCGAGACCGTCAAGACGGTGATCTTCGCCGTGCTGATCGCCTTCGGCGTGCGGACGTTCGCCTTCGAGCCGTTCAACATTCCGTCGGGGTCGATGATCCCGACCCTGCTGATCGGCGATTACCTGTTCGTGTCGAAATACAGCTACGGCTACAGCAAATACACGGTCGGCTTCGGCCTGCCGCTGTTCGAGGGCCGCGTCTTCGGCTCCATGCCGGAGCGGGGCGACGTGGCGGTGTTCAAGCTGCCGCGCGACAACAAGACCGACTACATCAAGCGGGTGATCGGGCTGCCGGGCGACAGCATCCAGATGATCGGCGGCATCCTGCACATCAACGGCCAGCCGGTGAAGCGCGAGCGGATCGAGGACTACGTCACCACCGATCCGCTGGGCCGCAGCATCCGCACCGCGCAGTTCATCGAGACGCTGCCGAACGGCCGCACCCACCGCATCATCGAGGAGTCGGACAACGGTCCGCTCGACAACACCCCGGTGTTCAAGGTGCCGGCCGGCCATCTGTTCATGATGGGCGACAACCGCGACAACTCGCTGGACAGCCGCGTGCCGTCGCAGGTCGGCTTCGTTCCCATCGAAAACATGGTCGGCCGCGCTGAATTCCTGTTCTTCTCACTCGACGAGGGCACGCGCTTCTACGAGATCTGGCGCTGGCCGGTCGATCTGCGCTTCAGCCGTCTGTTCAACGGAGTCCGGTAA
- a CDS encoding SAM-dependent methyltransferase — MDDSTPKNASENAPQPSPGAVVTPLGQTVYLAADGFLDDLVAELGEVASVDGRLVFVDGPARPAAWAQNIWYDPVRIEFSSIKGGAKALRGIQRNWALWSQRHHRRAALIQENLPHVSAKPVVFPSPLPTAPLGSWTLTDESTIIAAAHCSSPFRNGEVTFVENRTVPPNRAYLKLWEALTLFGEQPGPGDRCLDLGACPGGWTWVLHELGASVVSVDKAPLDPAIAALPRVEIRQESAFGLKPAAVGPVDWLCCDVICYPTRLLRLVKEWMDSGLAKRFICTLKFQAETDHETARAFAAIPGGRVIHLHHNKHELTWMWPAQ, encoded by the coding sequence ATGGACGACAGCACCCCCAAAAATGCTTCCGAAAACGCTCCGCAGCCCTCGCCGGGCGCGGTGGTGACCCCTCTTGGCCAGACGGTCTATCTGGCGGCGGACGGCTTCCTCGACGATCTGGTGGCGGAACTGGGGGAGGTCGCTTCGGTCGACGGCCGGCTGGTCTTCGTCGACGGCCCGGCGCGCCCGGCCGCCTGGGCACAAAACATCTGGTACGACCCGGTGCGCATCGAGTTCTCCTCGATCAAGGGCGGCGCCAAGGCGCTGCGCGGGATCCAGCGCAATTGGGCGCTGTGGTCGCAGCGGCATCACCGCCGCGCCGCCCTGATCCAGGAGAACCTGCCGCATGTGTCGGCCAAGCCGGTGGTCTTTCCGTCGCCCCTGCCGACGGCGCCGCTGGGCTCCTGGACGCTGACCGACGAGTCCACCATCATCGCCGCGGCACATTGTTCCAGCCCCTTCCGCAACGGCGAGGTGACCTTCGTCGAGAATCGGACGGTGCCGCCCAACCGCGCCTATCTGAAGCTGTGGGAGGCGCTGACCCTGTTCGGGGAGCAGCCGGGGCCGGGCGACCGCTGCCTCGATCTCGGCGCCTGTCCGGGCGGCTGGACATGGGTGCTGCATGAGTTGGGGGCGTCGGTGGTCAGCGTCGACAAGGCGCCGCTCGACCCCGCCATCGCCGCCCTTCCGCGGGTAGAGATCCGCCAGGAAAGCGCATTCGGCCTGAAGCCGGCGGCGGTCGGCCCGGTCGATTGGCTGTGCTGCGACGTGATCTGCTACCCGACCCGGCTGCTGCGGCTGGTGAAGGAGTGGATGGACAGCGGGCTGGCCAAACGCTTCATCTGCACGCTGAAGTTCCAGGCGGAGACCGACCATGAGACCGCCCGCGCCTTCGCGGCGATCCCCGGCGGCCGGGTGATCCACCTGCACCACAACAAGCACGAACTGACCTGGATGTGGCCGGCGCAGTGA
- a CDS encoding flagellar motor protein MotB, with product MIRIPGVVSKAGAEADDRGGQRKTLWLISFTDLISLMLAFFVLMYSMSEPEAERWTRLAKGVAEAIPAARSTASTPSDRPTDPGAAFNAKAVEARAAIDLHYLAALLGSQLRSNTELAVVEVRREDDRVVIRLPGERMFDPTGAAFTEEGRRVLFLLGAVIGRIGNRIELVGHAEHEDATGGVAWERALTRAVAVSAALRETGYRRDLVARAVMMPVDGAGGAGNGRLPVDIVVREEGAD from the coding sequence ATGATCCGCATTCCGGGCGTCGTCAGCAAGGCCGGGGCGGAAGCGGACGATCGCGGCGGCCAGCGCAAGACGCTGTGGCTGATCAGCTTCACCGACCTGATCTCCCTGATGCTCGCCTTCTTCGTCCTGATGTATTCGATGAGCGAGCCGGAGGCGGAGCGCTGGACCCGTCTGGCGAAGGGCGTGGCGGAGGCGATCCCCGCCGCGCGGTCGACGGCCAGCACCCCGTCGGATCGGCCCACTGATCCCGGCGCCGCCTTCAACGCCAAGGCGGTGGAGGCCAGGGCGGCCATCGATCTGCATTATCTGGCGGCCCTGCTGGGAAGCCAGCTGCGGTCGAATACGGAACTGGCGGTGGTCGAGGTTCGGCGCGAAGATGACCGTGTCGTCATCCGTCTGCCGGGCGAACGGATGTTCGATCCCACCGGTGCCGCCTTCACCGAGGAGGGGCGGCGGGTGCTGTTCCTGCTGGGCGCCGTCATCGGCCGGATCGGCAACCGGATCGAGCTGGTCGGCCATGCGGAGCACGAGGATGCGACCGGCGGCGTGGCCTGGGAACGGGCGCTGACGCGGGCGGTCGCCGTTTCCGCCGCGCTGCGCGAGACCGGCTATCGCCGCGATCTGGTGGCACGGGCGGTGATGATGCCGGTTGATGGGGCAGGGGGCGCCGGCAACGGGCGCCTGCCGGTGGACATCGTGGTGCGAGAGGAAGGAGCGGATTGA
- a CDS encoding matrixin family metalloprotease encodes MSQSAPTDSISALLASGTPHWGNNGTVLNGRSVGAAATVTYGFLTSARQISTADADGFAAMSSAQRAAVQQALAAWSAVANITFTEVADPTAAAVAFGTNRQYGQSAAYAYYPSTASQGGQVFLANDSSTNTNPTTGSYGYMTIIHEIGHALGLKHPGNYNAGSSEGTEGPYLSSAQDNYAYSIMSYNDSDALPSGVYLTGPSLYDIAAIQYLYGANMSAAPGDTSYTLNTGGFITLWDPNGHNSLNGSAQTAALSLDLRDGQFSSAGSTTFLALAYGTKMQQAIGGSGNDSFTVNSLGNALDGGGGTDTVVFSGSRAQYSVQQLDSSRYIVNGPNGTDVLTNIEYLRFSDSSSALSATVSGSFDALRYIASNGDLIAAFGADTAAAAQHLANSGVYEGRSLSGFDPYNYLAGYGDLMAAFGTDATAATRHFIDHGYREGRNSSLFDTLSYEASNPDLIAAYGKNREGVELHYIQFGRFEGRSLSRFNAAAYLAANPDVNTAVGGSLSGARQHYVSFGYAEGRALA; translated from the coding sequence ATGAGCCAATCTGCCCCGACCGACAGCATTTCCGCCCTGCTCGCCAGCGGGACGCCACATTGGGGCAACAACGGCACCGTGCTGAACGGCAGGTCCGTCGGCGCCGCCGCAACCGTGACCTATGGTTTCCTGACCAGCGCGCGGCAAATCTCCACCGCCGATGCCGACGGTTTCGCCGCCATGAGCAGCGCCCAGCGCGCGGCTGTTCAGCAGGCGCTGGCGGCATGGAGCGCGGTCGCCAACATCACCTTCACCGAGGTCGCCGACCCCACCGCCGCCGCCGTCGCCTTCGGGACCAACCGTCAGTACGGCCAGTCGGCGGCCTACGCCTATTATCCCTCCACCGCCTCCCAGGGCGGTCAGGTCTTCCTGGCCAACGACAGTTCCACGAACACCAACCCGACGACGGGCAGCTACGGCTACATGACGATCATCCACGAGATCGGCCATGCGCTGGGCCTGAAGCATCCCGGCAACTACAATGCCGGCTCCAGCGAGGGGACGGAGGGTCCGTACCTGTCGTCCGCGCAGGACAATTATGCCTACAGCATCATGTCCTACAACGACAGCGACGCCCTGCCGTCGGGCGTCTATCTGACCGGCCCCAGCCTCTACGACATCGCGGCGATCCAGTATCTCTACGGCGCCAACATGTCGGCCGCCCCAGGCGACACCAGCTACACGCTGAACACCGGCGGCTTCATCACCCTGTGGGACCCCAACGGGCACAACAGCCTGAACGGCAGTGCCCAGACGGCGGCGCTGTCGCTGGACCTGCGCGACGGGCAGTTCAGCAGCGCCGGCTCCACCACCTTCCTGGCGCTGGCCTACGGCACGAAGATGCAGCAGGCGATCGGCGGCAGCGGCAACGACAGCTTCACCGTCAACAGCCTGGGCAATGCGCTGGATGGCGGCGGCGGCACGGATACCGTGGTGTTCAGCGGCAGCCGCGCGCAATACAGCGTCCAGCAGCTGGACAGCAGCCGATACATCGTCAACGGCCCCAACGGCACCGATGTCCTGACCAACATCGAGTATCTGCGCTTTTCCGACAGCAGCAGCGCGCTGTCGGCCACGGTGTCCGGCAGCTTCGACGCCCTGCGCTACATCGCGTCGAATGGCGACCTGATCGCCGCGTTCGGCGCCGACACGGCCGCCGCGGCCCAGCATCTCGCCAACTCCGGCGTTTACGAAGGCCGCAGCCTGAGCGGATTCGACCCCTACAATTATCTGGCCGGCTATGGCGATCTGATGGCGGCCTTCGGAACCGATGCCACCGCGGCGACCCGTCACTTCATCGATCACGGCTATCGCGAGGGCCGCAATTCCAGCCTGTTCGACACGCTGTCCTACGAAGCCAGCAACCCCGACCTGATCGCCGCCTACGGCAAAAACCGCGAGGGCGTGGAACTGCATTACATCCAGTTCGGCCGCTTCGAGGGGCGGTCCCTCAGCAGATTCAATGCCGCCGCCTATCTGGCCGCCAACCCGGACGTCAACACCGCCGTCGGCGGCAGCCTGTCCGGCGCCCGTCAGCACTATGTCAGCTTCGGCTATGCCGAAGGGCGGGCGCTGGCCTGA
- a CDS encoding pyridoxine 5'-phosphate synthase, which yields MSRFLRLGVNIDHVATVRNARGGAHPDPVRAARLAIEAGADGITAHLREDRRHIVDRDIDRLMAEIDRPLNFEMAATDEMLAIALRHKPHAACLVPEKRTEVTTEGGLDVIGQYDQLVRPVGELSAAGIRVSLFIDPEPAQLDAAKRLGAPVVELHTGAYCDAHDPATREAELARIVRAAAHAEAIGLECHAGHGLSYDTVGPVAAIQTIVELNIGHFLIGEAIFVGLTNAIARMRKAMDTARNAAAPAS from the coding sequence ATGTCCCGTTTCCTGCGCCTCGGCGTGAACATCGACCATGTGGCGACCGTCCGCAATGCGCGCGGCGGGGCGCATCCCGATCCCGTGCGCGCGGCGAGGCTCGCCATCGAGGCCGGGGCCGACGGGATCACCGCCCACCTGCGCGAGGACCGGCGCCACATCGTGGATCGCGACATCGACCGGCTGATGGCCGAGATCGATCGTCCGCTGAACTTCGAAATGGCGGCCACCGACGAGATGCTGGCCATCGCGCTGCGCCACAAACCGCACGCCGCCTGCCTCGTTCCGGAAAAGCGCACCGAGGTCACCACCGAAGGCGGTCTGGACGTGATCGGCCAGTACGACCAGTTGGTCCGGCCAGTCGGAGAGTTGAGTGCCGCCGGCATCCGCGTCTCGCTGTTCATCGACCCGGAGCCGGCGCAGCTCGACGCCGCCAAGCGCCTTGGCGCTCCGGTGGTGGAACTGCACACCGGCGCCTATTGTGACGCTCATGACCCGGCGACGCGTGAGGCGGAGTTGGCGCGCATCGTCCGCGCCGCCGCCCATGCCGAGGCCATCGGTCTGGAGTGCCATGCCGGCCATGGGCTGAGCTACGACACCGTCGGTCCGGTCGCGGCGATCCAGACCATCGTCGAGCTGAACATCGGCCATTTCCTGATCGGCGAGGCGATCTTCGTCGGATTGACCAACGCCATCGCCCGCATGCGCAAGGCCATGGACACGGCGCGGAACGCGGCGGCGCCCGCCTCATGA